Proteins encoded by one window of Bubalus bubalis isolate 160015118507 breed Murrah chromosome 4, NDDB_SH_1, whole genome shotgun sequence:
- the NFYB gene encoding nuclear transcription factor Y subunit beta, giving the protein MTMDGDSSTTDASQLGISADYIGGSHYVIQPHDDTEDSMNDHEDTNGSKESFREQDIYLPIANVARIMKNAIPQTGKIAKDAKECVQECVSEFISFITSEASERCHQEKRKTINGEDILFAMSTLGFDSYVEPLKLYLQKFREAMKGEKGIGGAVTATDGLSEELTDEAFTNQLPAGLITADGQQQNVMVYTTSYQQISGVQQIQFS; this is encoded by the exons ATGACA atgGATGGTGACAGTTCTACCACAGATGCTTCTCAACTAGGGATTTCTGCAGACTACATTGGAGGGAGTCATTATGTTATTCAGCCTCATGACG ATACTGAGGACAGCATGAATGATCATGAAGACACAAACGGTTCAAAAGAAAGTTTTAGAGAACAAGATATATACCTTCCAATTGCAAATGTTGCAAGGATAATGAAAAACGCCATACCTCAAACGGGAAAG ATTGCAaaagatgccaaagaatgtgtTCAAGAATGTGTAAGCGAGTTCATCAGCTTTATAACATCTGAAGCAAGTGAAAGATGCCATCAAGAGAAACGGAAGACAATCAATGGAGAAGATATTCTTTTTGCCATGTCTACCTTAGGCTTCGACAGTTATGTAGAACCTCTGAAATTATACCTTCAAAAGTTCAGAGAG gctatgaaaggagagaaaggaattgGTGGAGCAGTCACAGCTACAGATGGACTAAGCGAAGAGCTTACAGATGAGGCATTTA cTAACCAGTTACCAGCTGGCTTAATAACTGCAGATGGTCAGCAACAAAATGTTATGGTTTACACAACATCATATCAACAG ATTTCTGGTGTTCAGCAAATTCAGTTTTCATGA